The Candidatus Delongbacteria bacterium genome contains a region encoding:
- a CDS encoding carbohydrate kinase family protein: MEGEERVLVSAGGLAYSLLALRCLLPGATLLPLAWLSEPDAEPFRPLLAQPGVAPEGLLRWPEPGNQVTLDCRTEAKPETAWLRVPPLPREALEPALSCPHLLLNCTSGRDLELETWRALVRDWRRVHPKGWLQLDWHSLSLDWEEDRPRRLRQVPQAFAWVEGLDLLQLTLAECASLTPRPPRRLEDAADLCLRLRKAGCRRVVVSDGARGFLYSDAGGCRRQAAWPLDRVVDTTGCGDVLGAALLATLGQGWKVEEALALAAEAAGRVCEAAGLESLAALSDLSVPSPGGGGGSTNPVK; this comes from the coding sequence GTGGAAGGGGAGGAACGCGTCCTGGTCTCGGCGGGCGGGCTGGCCTACAGCCTGCTGGCCCTGCGTTGTCTGCTGCCCGGCGCGACCCTGCTGCCGCTGGCCTGGTTGTCGGAACCGGACGCGGAGCCCTTCCGCCCCTTGCTGGCCCAGCCGGGCGTCGCCCCGGAGGGCCTGCTGCGCTGGCCGGAGCCGGGCAATCAGGTCACTCTGGACTGCCGGACGGAGGCCAAGCCGGAAACCGCCTGGCTGCGCGTGCCGCCCCTGCCCCGGGAGGCGCTGGAACCCGCCCTGAGCTGTCCGCATCTGCTGCTCAATTGCACATCCGGCCGGGACCTGGAACTGGAGACCTGGCGCGCGCTGGTGCGCGACTGGCGCCGGGTCCACCCGAAGGGTTGGCTGCAGCTGGACTGGCACTCCCTGAGCCTGGACTGGGAAGAGGATCGCCCGCGACGGCTGCGCCAGGTGCCCCAAGCCTTCGCCTGGGTGGAGGGGCTGGACCTGCTCCAATTGACCCTGGCCGAGTGCGCCTCGTTGACGCCGCGACCGCCCCGGCGGCTGGAGGACGCGGCGGACCTCTGCCTGCGCCTGCGCAAGGCGGGCTGCCGGCGGGTGGTGGTCAGCGATGGGGCGCGGGGATTCCTCTACTCAGATGCGGGCGGTTGCCGCCGCCAGGCGGCCTGGCCGCTGGACCGGGTGGTGGACACCACGGGCTGCGGAGATGTGCTGGGGGCCGCGCTGCTGGCCACTCTCGGTCAGGGCTGGAAGGTGGAGGAGGCGCTGGCGCTGGCGGCGGAGGCGGCGGGCCGGGTCTGCGAGGCGGCGGGGCTGGAAAGTCTGGCGGCCTTGTCGGATCTATCCGTGCCAAGTCCGGGTGGTGGCGGCGGTTCAACTAATCCAGTTAAGTGA
- the der gene encoding ribosome biogenesis GTPase Der gives MSHKPIVAVVGRPNVGKSTLFNRLAKTRKAIVDDQPGVTRDRHYAEVQWGHREFMLMDTGGFVPEGHDMFNVAIREQVEVGLAESDLVLLVVDAKTGATETDQVLARMIRDTGKPALLVVNKADNERLELEAAEFWKLGLDEPLPVSAISGRLSGDLLDRVVALLPERGGSGLDGDLRVAIIGRPNVGKSSLVNRLLGEERVMVTPVAGTTRDSIDSLLPYKGLRYVLVDTAGLRRRTRIRENVEFYASLRSQAAIDSADVCVLLVDAEEGLTHQDVQVLEEAITARKGVLIAVNKWDLVPDKATNSARDKERRIRDQIPTLSWVEVVFISALTGLRARRILDLAWEIHQRHHRHLLRSELEAVLLPEVIKHPPASHGGRWVRIEGVRQVRDNPPWLVFQCNFPEALDSHYARFLENRLRGAFDLRGVPVRLDFRRRREFLEAFGPIPPEDEVMKTERMLAEDARNRDIEDDDYELDQDGALEPRGPRGLDPDEDEEGEEEDGPLIWDPDSDEPFDPEEEELDPDEDEDWSEDGDEDETR, from the coding sequence ATGTCTCACAAACCCATCGTCGCCGTGGTCGGCCGTCCCAACGTGGGCAAGTCCACGCTCTTCAACCGGCTGGCCAAGACCCGCAAGGCCATCGTGGACGACCAGCCGGGGGTGACCCGCGACCGGCACTACGCCGAGGTCCAGTGGGGGCACCGCGAGTTCATGTTGATGGACACGGGCGGCTTCGTGCCCGAGGGCCACGACATGTTCAACGTGGCCATCCGCGAGCAGGTGGAGGTGGGGCTGGCGGAGTCCGACCTGGTGCTGCTGGTGGTGGACGCCAAGACCGGCGCCACGGAGACCGACCAGGTGCTGGCCCGGATGATCCGGGACACGGGCAAGCCCGCCCTCTTGGTGGTGAACAAGGCCGACAACGAGCGCCTGGAGCTGGAGGCGGCGGAGTTCTGGAAGCTGGGCCTGGACGAACCGCTGCCGGTCTCGGCCATCAGCGGGCGCTTGAGCGGCGACCTGCTGGACCGGGTGGTGGCCCTCTTGCCGGAGCGCGGCGGGTCGGGCCTGGACGGCGACCTGCGCGTGGCAATCATCGGCCGGCCCAACGTGGGCAAGTCCAGCCTGGTGAACCGCCTGCTGGGCGAGGAGCGCGTGATGGTCACACCCGTGGCCGGCACCACGCGGGATTCCATTGACAGCCTGCTGCCCTACAAGGGGTTGCGCTACGTGCTGGTGGACACGGCCGGCCTGCGCCGGCGCACGCGGATCCGCGAAAACGTGGAGTTCTACGCCAGCCTGCGCAGCCAGGCGGCCATCGACAGCGCCGACGTCTGCGTGCTGCTGGTGGACGCCGAAGAGGGCCTGACGCACCAGGACGTCCAAGTGCTGGAGGAGGCCATCACGGCGCGCAAGGGCGTGCTGATCGCGGTGAACAAGTGGGACCTGGTGCCGGACAAGGCGACCAACAGCGCCCGCGACAAGGAGCGGCGCATCCGCGATCAGATCCCCACCCTCTCCTGGGTGGAGGTGGTCTTCATCTCGGCGCTCACCGGGCTGCGCGCGCGCCGGATCCTTGACCTGGCCTGGGAGATCCACCAACGCCACCACCGGCACCTCTTGCGCTCCGAGCTGGAGGCCGTGCTGCTGCCCGAGGTGATCAAGCATCCGCCCGCCTCCCACGGCGGGCGCTGGGTACGCATCGAAGGCGTGCGCCAAGTGCGGGACAATCCGCCCTGGCTCGTCTTCCAGTGCAATTTCCCGGAAGCCCTGGACTCGCATTACGCCCGCTTCCTGGAGAACCGCCTGCGCGGGGCCTTCGACCTGCGCGGCGTGCCCGTGCGGCTGGATTTCCGCCGCCGCCGCGAATTTTTGGAAGCCTTTGGACCCATTCCGCCGGAGGACGAGGTGATGAAGACGGAACGCATGCTGGCCGAGGATGCGCGCAACCGGGACATCGAGGACGACGACTACGAGCTGGATCAGGATGGTGCGCTGGAGCCCCGCGGCCCCCGGGGCCTGGATCCGGACGAGGACGAGGAGGGCGAGGAGGAGGACGGACCGCTGATCTGGGATCCGGACTCGGACGAGCCCTTCGACCCCGAGGAGGAGGAACTCGATCCGGACGAGGACGAGGACTGGAGCGAGGACGGGGACGAAGACGAGACCCGCTGA
- the apaG gene encoding Co2+/Mg2+ efflux protein ApaG, whose product MPSNTASERVTRQIRVVAEPQYLPHYSEPENDHYVYSYRIRIRNESPRTVMVAARHWLIIDTDGNRDVVDGLGVVGEQPVLEPGMDFEYSSFCPLSCTFGTMEGWYEVVGEEGERFQVEIGRFYLVARPDEELEQVS is encoded by the coding sequence ATGCCCAGCAACACGGCCTCCGAGCGGGTGACCCGGCAGATCCGGGTCGTGGCCGAGCCCCAGTATCTGCCGCACTACTCCGAACCCGAGAACGACCACTACGTCTATTCCTACCGCATCCGCATCCGCAACGAGTCCCCCCGCACCGTGATGGTGGCCGCGCGCCATTGGCTGATCATCGACACGGACGGCAACCGCGACGTGGTGGACGGCCTGGGCGTCGTGGGCGAGCAGCCCGTCCTCGAGCCGGGGATGGATTTCGAGTACAGCAGCTTCTGCCCGCTGTCCTGCACCTTCGGGACCATGGAGGGCTGGTACGAGGTGGTGGGCGAGGAGGGCGAGCGCTTCCAGGTGGAGATCGGGCGCTTCTATCTGGTGGCCCGGCCGGACGAAGAGCTGGAGCAGGTCAGCTGA
- a CDS encoding PorV/PorQ family protein yields MRGRLFILLLLGLALSPPASAFRRAGTSGATFLKLVQDARSAGLAGATAALPGAFQGRWPGPGNAFVNPAGPAGGLERSLSLSQERRFAEIRHGLLQASWPLSEKSALLAGANWLTVPEQEITTLEQPEGTGASYAYRDLSLELGLSTRLTDRLSVGGTVRWIRQELHREKAEGPALDLGLLLETGWRDLRLGMALSNFGPRLSLAGEDLLLPSADGRPAQLDVEEFALPLLFRVALSDRLWSRGEQRVLGLLQAEHPNDGRENLRAGLEYAWREQLYLRVGRYFRRDLEQAALGVGFVLPLPDRQRLVLDYAWTSQQRLQGTHLLSASLLY; encoded by the coding sequence ATGCGAGGACGGCTCTTCATCCTGTTGCTGCTGGGTCTGGCCCTGAGCCCGCCCGCGTCGGCCTTCCGGCGCGCGGGCACCTCGGGGGCGACCTTTCTCAAACTGGTCCAAGACGCGCGTTCCGCCGGTCTGGCCGGGGCCACGGCCGCGCTGCCCGGCGCCTTCCAGGGCCGCTGGCCGGGTCCGGGCAACGCCTTCGTCAACCCCGCCGGCCCGGCGGGCGGACTGGAACGCTCGCTCAGCCTGTCCCAGGAGCGGCGCTTCGCCGAGATCCGCCACGGCCTGCTCCAGGCCAGCTGGCCGCTGTCCGAGAAGAGCGCGCTGCTGGCCGGGGCCAACTGGCTGACGGTGCCCGAGCAGGAGATCACCACCCTGGAGCAGCCCGAGGGCACGGGTGCGAGCTACGCCTACCGCGACCTGAGCCTCGAGCTGGGGCTCTCCACCCGGCTGACCGACCGGCTCTCCGTGGGCGGGACCGTGCGCTGGATCCGCCAGGAGCTGCACCGGGAGAAGGCCGAAGGTCCGGCCCTGGACCTGGGCCTGCTGTTGGAGACCGGCTGGCGCGACCTGCGGCTGGGCATGGCCCTCTCCAACTTCGGGCCGCGCCTGAGCCTGGCGGGCGAGGATCTGCTGCTCCCCAGCGCCGACGGCCGTCCGGCGCAGCTGGACGTGGAGGAGTTCGCGCTGCCCCTCTTGTTCCGCGTGGCGCTCTCCGACCGCCTCTGGAGCCGGGGCGAGCAGCGCGTGCTGGGCCTGTTGCAGGCCGAGCATCCCAACGACGGGCGCGAGAACCTGCGGGCCGGGCTGGAGTACGCCTGGCGCGAACAGCTCTACTTGCGGGTGGGCCGCTACTTCCGCCGGGACCTGGAGCAGGCCGCGCTGGGCGTGGGTTTCGTGCTGCCCCTGCCGGACCGCCAGCGCCTGGTGCTGGACTACGCCTGGACCTCCCAGCAGCGCCTGCAGGGCACGCACCTGCTGAGCGCCAGCCTGCTCTATTAG